The following are encoded together in the Juglans microcarpa x Juglans regia isolate MS1-56 chromosome 2D, Jm3101_v1.0, whole genome shotgun sequence genome:
- the LOC121249199 gene encoding broad specificity amino-acid racemase RacX-like: protein MKMSCQSLNCPAVLLGSVNKNKTQYRTRSNPSAAAQISSATQPTDESGKSLDSKRVLGSAMAIKRYQAPNSLLSQPNTVGIIGGVSVFSTLIFLEKLVRWSSKNGQECVPFVVCNDPGLSKELPVLSSFHSFKSRNSQIQFNHGPIVGNLQRKRVFLEQSGASCIVMPCHLSHAWHGEISKGCSLPFLHIGECVARELSNAKMKPLEAGSNVRIGVLTDATSVAAFYQEKLQTQGFEVVLPDQATMQHIVIPANEALNRRDIEGARNLLRIAVQILLVRAVNTVVIASDEMQGLLPHDDPLLKKCIDPMDSLARSTIKWTKSIKSDC, encoded by the exons ATGAAAATGTCCTGCCAGTCGTTAAATTGCCCAGCAGTTCTTCTAGGTAGcgtaaataagaataaaacccAGTACAGAACCAGATCAAATCCATCCGCAGCTGCACAAATATCTTCAGCCACCCAACCAACCGATGAAAGTGGAAAATCACTCGACTCCAAAAGGGTTTTGGGCTCGGCTATGGCTATAAAAAGATATCAGGCCCCAAATTCCCTGCTCAGCCAACCAAATACAGTTGGAATCATTGGAGGAGTATCTGTTTTTTCTACTCTAATTTTCTTGGAAAAGCTCGTCCGATGGAGTTCTAAAAATGGACAAGAATGTGTACCTTTCGTTGTGTGCAACGACCCAGGTTTAAGCAAAGAGCTTCCTGTTCTTAGctcatttcattcatttaaaaGCAGAAACTCTCAAATCCAATTCAATCATGGCCCAATTGTCGGAAATTTGCAGCGGAAAAGGGTGTTTCTTGAGCAGTCAGGAGCTTCTTGCATAGTCATGCCATGCCATCTGTCACATGCATGGCACGGTGAGATTTCCAAGGGATGTTCTTTGCCTTTCCTTCATATAGGTGAGTGTGTTGCCAGGGAGCTAAGTAATGCAAAGATGAAGCCACTTGAAGCTGGGAGTAATGTTCGGATTGGGGTGCTTACAGATGCAACTTCAGTCGCTGCTTTTTACCAGGAAAAACTGCAAACTCAG GGGTTTGAAGTGGTGTTGCCAGACCAAGCAACAATGCAGCACATTGTCATTCCTGCAAATGAAGCATTGAATAGAAGGGACATTGAAGGGGCAAGGAATCTCTTAAGAATTGCTGTCCAAATTCTCTTAGTCAGGGCTGTGAACACTGTTGTCATTGCTTCAGATGAAATGCAGGGTCTTCTCCCTCACGACGATCCTCTTCTCAAGAAATGTATTGACCCCATGGATTCTTTAGCCAGATCAACTATAAAATGGACGAAATCAATCAAATCGGACTGTTGA